One region of Daphnia pulicaria isolate SC F1-1A chromosome 7, SC_F0-13Bv2, whole genome shotgun sequence genomic DNA includes:
- the LOC124348690 gene encoding uncharacterized protein LOC124348690, whose amino-acid sequence MRYEDTFEIGFESQILAIVPVLLVGDQVVRVTLFKSADVTAILDKHGGPQQHVLESRTVQVLIKDPNVDEKFERILDYPPNANMEVLKVGLREFGSVLDLREDRYARAIAGMIPCLTGEITVRMPLSATIPSYLQVGDYKVYKRYSKQPITCGECNLTGHMATACPQKLIKIPPAASKPSSRKGPMAPKVVTKTLAREIVPWYLIAIHTDPDEDVDEEKQVGMLITLLGSEGLKIYDTFIFSRALDDDAKKIQPVLDKFQAHFEPRRSEVFERFKFLRRHQLPGETLDTWLIQLKSLIQSCGYPADAIESVLRDQLMLGINSRSSILRLQLSQHTRIEASTGGPPVCQIIARLQGGSSPHRQIKPCRQLNLIQTISKGDARPPQQPARQTPPATTGRVHALEEEYQWIGNVEQGGTAMSLPRSVDDDYFVNHMLRSSSGGTEWHQQLSLDGVDVNFKLDSGATCNFFPHEFFLGMPRQHLRPGPIVRNYGPQNGLLKVLGRHTAQIVHRGTKVVVDFVVVDEPGQPPNQGLPSCEKLNRIRRVDALQSIPVTQPHPIVVNYMCGQPPAFLPRRSCELDEMKDAGITPVHEPIEWASRIMVVGKPDGDVRICLDPSELNKAVQRQHFSVPTIEQLFAKIGKARYSCSLHAASGFYQIPLSTAASYLCTMATPRGRYRYLRLPFGLKSAPEVYLQTMFDLFGDLPGVLIYFDDFLITGETQEKLHANLEKVFLCCRLHNFKLQLKKCRFFLQELPWLGHVIGQGTLTLDPNKVSAMLEMPDPDTPADLVLELTRPLRDLLKADAAWIWEEPQKLAFATLKNALASIPVLRLFDHSQDVVVSVDASPIGIRAVLLQNGALAIQFGLLQFKQYVYGQTVVAETDHKPLVGLLEKLIASFSPRIQRMRLQLQQFDFKLVYKPGKDLFIADTLSRGPSPNLFNDNVTQGCEEQVHAVLDLVIPKASTREKFAAAKIADPTLCLVKEILSKDGLLLYGNRLVVPVSLRPEVMEGTHDGHFGELKCILRAKSAVYWPGCDDQIRNMVAGCITCQTHRHRNPSPPLRPVPLPSHAFQYVSGDIFTFESVNYLLVVDAYSKWPSCVPLRSLTSSSIIAEVARVFSDFGTPEVFMSDNGSQFDCAEFRAFCDRRNIRAVSSSPTYVQSNGLVELHIQTVKRTILKMFASGKTLWEALATIRSTPVSNSLPSPSVLLQGRHLRGNLAFLPDQLTPQHVPASCVQAQLQRRQEMACFQHGGRLDVRGSALRVGQSVRVLISGLWIPGTIESVCTVPGSYVVRLADGRVFRRTRRDINIENSSSTSSTARAVVAVPINSFSASSTARAVAAGPIHSSSASSKARAVAAGPILSKLVWHPPLTQPIRPEVPLIIPSTSQATEPTLPNPTTGPNHRGQPSKTTPPTLSQQQVIPPEAVVIRQGSTRSGRPYLKS is encoded by the exons ATGAGGTATGAagacacttttgaaattgggTTTG AATCACAAATCTTGGCGATCGTTCCAGTCCTGTTGGTCGGTGATCAGGTCGTGCGAGTCACCCTTTTCAAGTCTGCAGACGTAACGGCGATTTTGGACAAACATGGCGGTCCTCAGCAACATGTCCTTGAAAGCCGGACGGTTCAAGTTCTCATCAAAGACCCCAACGTGGACGAGAAATTTGAGCGGATTTTGGACTACCCACCCAACGCCAATATGGAAGTCCTCAAAGTTGGACTACGGGAATTTGGTTCTGTGCTGGACCTGCGGGAAGATCGTTACGCAAGGGCCATAGCTGGCATGATTCCCTGCCTCACTGGCGAAATTACGGTTCGGATGCCCTTGAGTGCCACCATTCCCTCTTACCTTCAAGTTGGGGACTACAAAGTTTATAAGCGTTACTCCAAACAGCCAATAACGTGCGGGGAATGTAACCTGACTGGTCATATGGCAACGGCCTGCCCGCAGAAATTGATTAAGATCCCGCCGGCAGCGTCCAAACCTAGCTCCAGGAAGGGTCCTATGGCCCCCAAGGTGGTCACAAAAACTCTGGCGAGAGAAATTGTGCCG TGGTACCTGATCGCCATTCACACTGATCCTGACGAAGATGtcgatgaagaaaaacaggTGGGCATGCTGATCACTCTTCTCGGTAGTGAGGGCCTCAAAATTTACGACACGTTCATATTCTCTCGAGCACTAGACGACGATGCCAAGAAGATACAGCCGGTGTTAGACAAATTTCAAGCACACTTTGAGCCCAGACGTAGTGAGGTATTTGAACGTTTCAAGTTTCTAAGACGCCATCAGCTTCCAGGAGAAACTTTGGACACGTGGTTAATTCAACTAAAAAGCCTGATACAGTCGTGTGGTTATCCAGCTGATGCCATTGAGTCGGTGTTACGTGATCAACTCATGCTAG GAATCAACTCACGATCATCAATACTCCGTCTGCAACTGAGTCAACACACGCGGATCGAAGCTTCGACCGGAGGCCCTCCAGTATGCCAGATTATTGCCCGTCTACAAGGCGGCAGCAGCCCACATCGACAAATCAAACCTTGCCGTCAACTCAACCTCATCCAGACAATCAGCAAGGGAGATGCA AGGCCACCGCAGCAGCCAGCACGTCAAACGCCGCCAGCAACAACAGGCAGGGTGCATGCGTTGGAAGAAGAGTATCAGTGGATTGGCAACGTTGAACAAGGAGGTACCGCAATGTCTCTTCCGAGGTctgttgatgatgattattttGTGAATCACATGTTGCGTTCGTCCAGTGGTGGGACCGAGTGGCACCAACAGCTGTCGCTAGATGGCGTCGACGTAAACTTCAAACTTGACTCTGGCGCCACCTGCAATTTTTTTCCTCATGAATTCTTTCTCGGTATGCCCCGTCAACATCTTCGTCCAGGGCCTATTGTTCGAAACTATGGCCCACAAAACGGTCTGTTAAAAGTTCTAGGCCGACACACCGCTCAAATAGTTCATCGTGGTACTAAAGTGGTGGTTGACTTTGTGGTTGTTGACGAGCCTGGGCAGCCACCTAACCAAGGCCTGCCATCTTGTGAAAAACTTAATCGCATTCGCCGAGTTGATGCCCTTCAGTCGATTCCCGTCACCCAACCTCATCCAATAGTGGTGAA TTATATGTGCGGCCAGCCGCCTGCCTTTTTGCCTCGAAGATCGTGTGAACTTGATGAAATGAAGGATGCGGGCATCACACCTGTTCACGAACCCATTGAGTGGGCCAGCCGGATTATGGTGGTGGGAAAGCCGGATGGTGACGTGCGTATTTGTCTGGACCCGTCGGAATTGAACAAAGCAGTCCAGCGACAACACTTCTCAGTACCTACCATCGAACAACTCTTTGCAAAAATCGGTAAGGCCCGATACTCCTGCAGCCTTCATGCCGCCTCAGGCTTTTACCAAATACCATTGTCTACTGCAGCGTCCTACCTCTGTACGATGGCGACACCTAGGGGCCGGTACCGGTACCTTCGCCTGCCGTTTGGACTGAAGTCAGCCCCGGAAGTCTACCTTCAAACCATGTTTGATCTATTTGGAGATCTGCCAGGTGTTCTCATTTACTTTGATGACTTCCTCATCACCGGAGAAACACAGGAGAAGCTGCACGCAAATCTCGAAAAAGTATTCCTATGTTGCCGTCTTcacaacttcaaacttcagtTAAAGAAATGTCGGTTCTTCCTCCAGGAACTTCCGTGGCTTGGTCACGTCATAGGACAGGGGACTCTCACACTGGATCCCAACAAAGTCAGCGCAATGCTAGAAATGCCAGATCCCGACACTCCTGCTGACCTTGTAC TTGAACTCACCAGACCACTTCGTGACCTACTAAAAGCCGACGCCGCGTGGATCTGGGAGGAGCCTCAAAAGTTGGCATTCGCCACACTGAAAAATGCCCTAGCGTCTATACCTGTCTTACGTCTCTTTGATCATTCTCAGGATGTTGTCGTTTCGGTGGATGCGTCCCCCATTGGCATTAGAGCCGTGTTGCTGCAGAACG gaGCTCTTGCGATTCAATTTGGTCTACTGCAATTTAAACAGTACGTGTACGGCCAGACAGTGGTGGCTGAAACGGACCACAAGCCGCTGGTTGGCCTCTTGGAAAAACTAATCGCATCTTTTTCGCCCAGAATCCAGCGGATGCGTCTCCAGTTGCAACAGTTCGACTTCAAGTTGGTTTACAAGCCGGGCAAGGATCTCTTCATTGCTGACACACTCAGTAGGGGGCCGTCACCCAACTTATTTAATGATAACGTCACTCAGGGGTGTGAAGAGCAAGTTCATGCAGTGCTCGACCTAGTCATCCCGAAAGCATCCACTAGAGAAAAATTTGCAGCTGCAAAGATTGCGGATCCTACGCTTTGTCTCGTCAAAGAGATCCTGTCAAAAG ACGGACTACTTCTGTATGGCAATCGACTAGTAGTTCCAGTATCTCTCCGTCCCGAAGTCATGGAGGGGACTCACGATGGACACTTTGGTGAACTGAAATGCATTCTGAGAGCCAAATCAGCTGTGTATTGGCCAGGATGCGATGACCAAATCCGAAACATGGTTGCTGGCTGCATCACATGCCAAACACATCGCCATCGAAATCCTTCACCGCCGCTTCGTCCTGTGCCGCTGCCTTCACACGCATTCCAATATGTGTCGGGAGACATATTCACCTTTGAAAGTGTCAACTATCTGCTCGTTGTTGACGCATACAGCAAGTGGCCGTCTTGTGTGCCTCTCCGTTCGCTGACATCCTCCTCCATCATCGCGGAGGTTGCGCGTGTGTTCTCTGATTTCGGCACCCCGGAAGTGTTCATGTCAGATAACGGTTCTCAATTTGACTGTGCAGAGTTTCGTGCTTTCTGTGATCGGCGCAACATCCGTGCGGTGTCATCCAGCCCCACTTACGTTCAATCCAATGGGCTCGTCGAGCTTCATATCCAGACTGTAAAGCGTACCATCCTCAAAATGTTTGCATCCGGCAAAACGCTTTGGGAAGCTTTAGCAACCATTCGGTCCACTCCAGTATCAAATAGTCTTCCGTCGCCGTCAGTCCTCTTGCAAGGTCGTCATCTGCGTGGAAATCTTGCGTTTTTACCCGATCAACTTACTCCGCAGCATGTCCCAGCGTCTTGCGTTCAAGCTCAGCTACAACGTAGACAGGAAATGGCCTGCTTTCAACACGGAGGCCGCCTTGATGTCCGGGGATCAGCACTCAGAGTCGGACAGAGCGTCAGAGTACTCATCAGTGGTTTGTGGATACCTGGAACCATCGAATCCGTCTGTACAGTGCCGGGCTCTTATGTTGTTCGTTTGGCTGATGGTCGTGTATTTCGTCGCACACGCCGTGATATAAATATCGAAAATTCGTCCAGCACATCAAGCACAGCCCGTGCAGTGGTTGCCGTTCCCATCAATTCGTTCAGCGCATCAAGCACAGCCCGTGCAGTGGCTGCCGGTCCCATCCATTCGTCCAGCGCATCAAGCAAAGCCCGTGCAGTGGCTGCCGGTCCCATCCTTTCAAAATTAGTGTGGCATCCGCCCCTCACTCAACCGATCCGCCCGGAGGTTCCTCTCATCATTCCGTCAACATCACAAGCGACAGAACCAACCCTTCCAAATCCTACAACAGGGCCGAATCATCGTGGTCAGCCGTCCAAAACTACACCACCTACGCTTTCCCAGCAGCAGGTGATTCCTCCGGAAGCAGTGGTTATTCGGCAAGGATCTACTCGTTCCGGTCGCCCATACTTGAAGTCATAA